In Prionailurus bengalensis isolate Pbe53 chromosome D4, Fcat_Pben_1.1_paternal_pri, whole genome shotgun sequence, the DNA window GCTCTCAGCACAGTGCTAGAGGGGAGGAGAGGTGTTCGCCCCTGGCAGCCCCGGCCCTACCGCTCCTGCCCCAGGCCTCTCCGGGGCCCTCGAGCCTCGTCCCCACTCCCTGGAGACCAGCTTCTGTGCCGTCTTCACAGGAGGCCTTgagcccttcccctgctgccctcccccgTCCTCTGCAGACCCCAGACTCCCCCGGGGCTTCAGCACTTACCCAGGGATATAGTGAGGTTCTGGCGTGAAGAAGTTGTGTTTCTGAGTAGCTGTCATCTTGCCTCAATAGCGCCTTTGATGGCTCCAGCCCCTTTCAGTGTCTGACTCCCTTCCCTGAGAGGAGTCCCTGTTGCCTGGAAACCATTGTGAAGAGGCCTGCCATTGTTGGGCCCTACCTTAACCCTGGGAGTGCTCCCGTTTTACAGGTGGGACGCCTAGGCCCAGACAAGCAACAGGCCAAGGAGGTGTCACACTGAGGTTCCCTGAGCTCACGGAATTGGGACAGCTGTCTTGGGCCTGCCAGGAAGTGTGGGGCGGAATGAGGCCTGGACTCTTGCTGCCCCCAGGAGGCCAGCAGCCAGCTGAAAAGTAGCTTCCCCACCCAAGCCCACTCCTGAGACCAGAGGCTCTGGAAGCTTCACAGGCATCGTGGGAAGCCTCGTCCGGGGGTTTCTGAGCTTCAGAGCTGTTGCGACTCTGTCCTGAAGAGCCTTTCCCCTGGAACTGGGCACTGTCTTCCATTCTAAACAATTcctgatttgattttattttgttgtatagGAATGACTTTCCaactataaaaacaaaggaaggtaccaaccaaagaagaaatcagcaGATTCTAGTACCTGtcgaaaaaaaaatactcaaaggcAGACTACGAATTGGGAACAAAGATTGCAACAAGTGTTGTGGACAGACATGTACGAGTATagaaactttataaaacaaaaccaagaaaaattagTGCAATGATAGAAAAATTCCCATGTAATGAACATCTTAAGACCCCAGAGTCTATACACAGAAGACTGAACCTGAAATAAACACTGCTGAGGTCTGATGTTGGAAGTCTTTGATGCTCGTTGCCAGCAAGGTCCCAGGCACTGTCCAGACAGCACCTGGAATACATATCACACCCATACAAGACACTACGATCTTTGACGGGGCGCTTCCACTCGTAGGAACCTATCTACTCCGAGGAATGACTGACATTGAGCTGAAGACATCTGTGCTGTGTCACCCATCACAGTAACAGGTGTTACAGGGAGCAATCACTGAACCCAAACGTTCAGTGCTTTGTTAATAAAGCCCCCCCTACAGCCACTGTCAGTTATGCTCTCAGAGAACACCGTACAAGAGAAGGGCCCTGAGCACAGGTCGTGAGCCCCTCACCCTAAGGAAACACATGCTTCCTCAAGCAAGTCTCCATTTGTCCGTCTGCCCCTCCATCTGGAGCACCTCTGGAGGCCAGGCAGGGTCAGTGCTGGATGGGAGGgatcaggagagaaagagactgggTCTAGGTAGGGTGGGCCTGGAGGATAAGATGTTCCTGACTGGGCCCTGTCTGCACCGATTAGGTCAAGAACAGGGCTGGGGCTGACAGGCTGGTCAGTTGCAGAGGGCACAGCAAGGGCCATGGTGCCCAAGCAGGCTCGCACTCATTTGGGCTTATTGTTCCTTTGCATTTCAGCCTGAGCAGCCCCGTTCATCTGTGACACCTGACAGCCTCTGTGCTCCTAAGCGGAAGACGGGCCCCCACATCTCCGTACTGCCTGGCACCCGCGTAGCCACCAGGCAGCTCCAGTCCCAAGACGGCCTCTACGGTCAGCATGGTTCACCCAGGCCCACCTgccattacttttcttttttgaggctgGGTTGCCAGCAggagcccctcctcctccagggagttTCCCTGGATCCCTCCACCCTACCCCCCTACTGCCTCATTCTGGATGGCACTGCACAGCTGGGCATCCCATAGCACCCACCTCTCCTCATCCCTGTGCGGAGGCCTCGGTCCTCCCAGAAGCCCTGCTAAAGTGGACCCGGGCTCTCCAGGGGACCCCCCCCATTCTATGAGAGGAGAGGGTTGGGataagaagggagaagagaggaaatgaggCCAAGGCAGGAGTCACTGGGGCCGACTAGGGGTCCTCCCGGCCAAGGCTGACACCAGGGTGACCCACAGGGggcaggccaggggaggggcccCTCAGAGGGGCCCACTGGGGCAGTCCCTCCAGGGCTGGGCAGCGTTCCTTCTCCAAGGAGTCCCTGGCAACGGAGGCGGGGGGTGCCCACTGACTGGCCAGTGAGGTCACAGAGCTCTGAGGTGTCCCTGGGGAAGGGAGCAAGACACTTTGAGGATGAATTTTGACCAGAAGGCTGTGAAATTCCTGGCAAATTTTTACATCAATGGAGGCAAACACTGGACCCATGGCCCCCTGAGGCAGAAGACACTTGTGCCATACCAGTAACTTCCCAGGGAGCCGTGGGTGGGCTCGGGtgtttgtgtgtggggggcagcCCAAATGCAGTGGCCGTTGGACTGGTTGGACGGTGCTTATCTGTCTCCCTTATAGGCCCAAGGCCTGTGTCTTGTTGCTGGGCCCCCCGCCAGGGGCCGCCTGGGAGGAGATGTGGACCCCTGGAGGGCAGGAGTTCCCACCCGGCCTCAGGATGCAGATGAGTCCCCCCCAGGAGCGTCCCCCTATCTGCACCCAGAACCTGAAGGAGCTGTGTGAGTAAGGGTCCTGGCTACCCCCTACCTCCGTCTGGTCTGGGGAGGCGGgcggggggtaggggtgggggggaggcgccTGCGGAGACTCTAGGCCCAGAGCTTGCTTCCTGCCAGTACTGGAGCGGCGCCCACCCATCGTGACCGACCTGCAGATCCCCGGCCCCACCAAGTACCAGGTGCCCGATGCTTCAATACGCGAGTGCTCCCCACATCCCCACTTCAGCATCGGCCGCAAGCACTCCACCCGCGGTGCGTGGCCCCTCCCTGCGCCCCTCCACACCGCTCGCCCCCTACCCTGGGAGTGGGGCTCCGGCTACTAGCCTTCCCTCCCCAACCACGCTGCCGCTACTGCAGAGGGCGGTGGCCGCAGGGCGTGGCAGACAGCGTGGTTCCAGAGCGAAAGCCCCTTCACACAGAAAGCCGACTTTAACCAAGAGCAAAAGGTGGAGGGCCGGCAGGACAGGTCCTGTGGGGCGGGCTGGAAGATGGGGGCCTGAGAGGGGCGGAGGCCGGCCTGGGGGCGTGTCGGAGGAGGAGCCTGTGGGGGCGCGGAAGGGGAGGGGGTCTGCGAGGGGCGGGGCTTCTGGGGCGGGGCTGTGGGCGCGGGCCGGAGGAGGGGTCTGTGGGGCGGGATTGGCTGGTGGGGGCGAGGCCTGTGGAGAGcgggctggaggaggggccttTGGGGGCGGGGCTTGTAGGGCGGGCGGGAAGGGGGCCCGAGGGGGCAGGGCCTGTGGGGCGGACGGGAAGGGAGCCCGAGGGGGCGAGGCCTGTGGGGGCGGGTTGGAGGAGAGGcctgcgggggcggggcccgTGGGGGTGCGCGGAAGGGgtctgggaggggcggggcctaTGGGGCGGGGACTGTGGGGGCGGGTTAGAGGAGGGGCCTGCGGGGCGGGAATGGGCTGGTGGGGGCGAGGCCTGTGGAGGGcgggctggaggaggggccttTGGGGGCGGGGCTTGTGGGGCAGGCGGGAAGGGGGcctgagggggcggggcctgtggGGGAGGGTTGGAGGAGAAGCCTGAGGGGGCGTGGATAGGGGACCTgtgggagggcgggaggggcctGCAGCAGCCTCTGTCCCCTCAGTGGCCATCGCCCGCGGACTATCAACCACTCAGCCGGCCTGCCTGCCCGGCCTTCAGCTTTGGGGGCCGCCGCCCCGCCTCCAAGACAGTTGAGGCCCGCTCCCGGCCGGGGCTGCTGTGGGCCGGGGGTGCGGGTTACCGTGCCCAGCCCCGGCTCCAGGCCCCTCCTCAGGCCCCGGGGGGCGAGAAGCGCCCAGGCCCCAACACCTACGACATCTCTCCTGGGTGCCGGCTGCAGAGCCACCGCCCGCCCGCCTTCTCCATGAGCCGTTCACCTGCGTTCGCCTCCTGGGTCAGCTCCTGTAAGGAGGCTTCTGATGACAGAGGCCAGGCCCTGGGAGCAGGACGGGGGACTCAGCCTGTGGGGGAGCTGGGAGCTGGCGCCGCAGCTTGGGTGTGGCTCCCGCCTTCTCTCTGCAGCCCACACTCCCGGCCCAGCTGCCTACCATGTGGAGGATTGCTATAACTCGCGCTTCCCCTCAGCACCTGGGGTGGTCATCCAGGGCGTGCGAAGACCCAAGCGCCATGACACAGGACCCTTCTGCACGCTGTAGCCCCTGCTGGGCTCAGCCGGCCGGCCGGTTATCCACGGAACCCTGGTCTCCCCGGGGGGCCCCAGCTTGGCCTTCTGACTCTCTGGGCGCCTCTGATGCCCCCTCCTGGCCGGCCCATCCCTCTGTGAGCTGCGGACAGCAAGGAGGGCCCAGCCGGAAGTCCTCACCTGCCCACCCCCTTGCCACACAGAGATGCTGTCGTTCTTTCCAGCTCTGTTGTGTCTTTCGTGAGCTGTCCCACGGATGTGGCCTGCTGCTGACCCGCCACGTTTGGCTTTCCTCAGCCAGGGGTCTCCCTTTGCTTCCCCTTCAGTGCTCTCTTCTCTAGGGTGGGTGGGGTGGCGGCCTGGGACTTCCTGGCGGGggacggggtgggagggagacctGTGGGCAGTACAGAACACCCCCATCTAGCTGTGCTACCCGGCAGACTGGTGCAGCTGCCAGCCCACCCAAAGCCTGCCCAGCCACCAGAGAGGACCCAGGGGACCAGCTTGCCAGGGCCTGGCTCTACATCCTTCAGCTCCTGACCAAAGACCCTATGAACTTGCCTGGGGCTGTGCAGGCCACGCCACAGCCAACAGACTTCCTGGGCCTTCACTTGTTAGGGCCCTGTGCTTGCCCACGGCAGCAACCTGCCCTTCTACCCAGGGGTTGTCGCCAGGAGTGCCTCCCTCCGAGGGCCTCACTGCAGCTGGTGGTGACTGCACCGATTCCTCCAGGGATTCCCCCCTATGCCACCCAAGTCCTGGGCCAGAGCTTGACCCCTTCAAAAAGGCACTGCAACAGCTGCTCCTGTGGTGTGGACATCGCCCCATTCTGCAGGGGGGCCAAGGCCCAGGGGGTCTGAATGCGGCCCACCTGCGACCTCTTCTAGGGCTTGAGTGCCAGCACCCCTGGGAATCGGAGCAGTGGGACTGCAGATGGCCGTcctggggccctgggctgacCAGCTCGGGCAGCAGGCAACAGAGACAGAGCTGTGAGGGCCCTGGTCTTGGGAACTTGGCTCAGGGGGCTCTGCTTGCTGCTGCACCACTGGCAACCCCTAGTCTCAAAGTCAGAAGTGGGACTAGCGGGAAGGATGGAGCAATCCCCTGTAGCTGGGCTGAggagggagggcttcctggaggaagcagtAGAGGAATTGACTTTTAAAGAtgatcaaggggcacctgggtggctcagtcggttgggcgtccgacttcatctcaggtcatgatcctgcgggttcatgggttcgagccccacatcgggctctgtgctgacaactcagagcctggagcctgtttcagattctgtgtctccctctctctgcccctacccggctcacgctctgtctgtctcaaaaataaacgttaaaaagaaaaatcaagagtttgcTGGGCAATGTGAGGGAATTTCTAGCAGGATAAACCTCAGAAGCCAAGGCACACAAAAAGGGAGAGGGTGTGATGTTTGGCGTGGCCAAGCTTGGGAGGATACAGGGCTGTTCGGATGAACGGAGGTGAACTGGTGAGGTGAGAGCCTGCAGAGGGCTGACTGCTGGGTCCAGGGGCTTGCACACCTAGCAAGGAGGAGCCGAGGGAGGGTGTAGACCAGGCAGTGGCCACTGACTTCGTGTGAGCTTCTTGCGCTGCAAGGGACAAGGGACACCATGACAGCTGAAACTTGAATTCGCGGTCAGGATGGACACCTCAGCCTGAGGGCCCACCACCTTGGGTGAACTTGGGGTTAGATGCTCATGGTGATGAGTATAGCCATCCTTGGTCATGACACCACTTTGCCCCCAGGTCTCTTCCTAGGTCTCTGTTAGGCACCTCTGGAGGCACACTTAGATTTCAGTCGCATTTGCAACAACCCCGTGCTGTGAACTTCATCCCTGTCCCGGTTTGACAAGGAGGGAGCCAAgttccagggagagagagggtcgAGCACCTGGTGAGGCCCAGGGACAGGGAGCTTCCGGGGCCGAATGCTCCTTTCCTTGAAGCAAAACTATTTTCACAGTCAAAAGGCTGCTGTGAGGTCAACAGCAGGATTGTTCATggttataaacataaaatatactgGTTAAAATGTCACTGTTGAAATTCGTAAAGCAGGCCAACCCCGCCGGCAGCACCCGTTCTCCGGTGTCCGGCCCCCTTCCCCGGTTCCCCCACCCTCAAGTGCCCCGCAGCACCCCGCTGTGCCCCCAGAGGAGGATGAGGTCAGACGCAGCACACGCCACGAGGTCCAGCCGCAAAAGAGCGGCGGGCTGGTGCCTCGGGGTTGGGGTGGGGCTCAGGTGGGCGGGATTCCCGTCGACAGCCCGCGCCGCGCCCGAGCACAGCTTCCGCTCACGTCCTCTGAGCTTGGAGCCGGGCGCGACGCCGCTCCCAGGAACCTCTGCGTGGCGATCGCAGTGTTTCCCGGGGACCGGTCGGTCGGCGGACCCGGCCTCGCAGGGCGGAAGTGGGCGGCTGCGGTGCCCGCGGAGCCGCGCTGCGGGCGGGACCTGGCCGAGCTGGAGGGCGCCGGGGAGCGGAGCTCGGGCGGTCCCCGAGGCCCGAGCGAGCGGACTTCGGGGGGACCTGCGGCGACCGCGCCGGCGTCAGGGGAGCGCGGCGGGGATGGGGCGCCGAGCCGGGCGGGCGCCGGGGCCTCGGCCATGTTCGCGGGGCTGCAGGACCTGGGCGTGGCCAACGGCGAAGACCTGAAGGAGACGCTGACCAACTGTACGGAGCCGCTCAAGGCCATCGAGCAGTTCCAGGTGGGCCCCGGTGGGGAGGCCGGCGATCTGGGCGTGAGTCCTGCCGGaggcgcgggggcgcgggggaAGTGGGCAGCTGTCCGTTCCGCGGATGGAGGAAGCGGGTGCCCTGAGCTGGTTCCCCGCTGATGGACATCTGGCTGGGTACCGGGGTTTGccgttatgtatatatataccctGGTTTGCAaccagggctgctgggaggcaTCCTTGCCTTCTTAGGTACTCAGGGCATCTGGGGTGCTGGCCAGGTGTAGCAGCGACCCAAAGTTTCTGTTGTCGCCTCCCCATGAGCCCAGCCCCAATAAGTAAAAtcgacccccccaccccccggcctctGTCTCCTCAGACAGAGAATGGAGTGCTGCTGCCCTCCCTGCAGTCGGCCTTGCCTTTCTTGGACCTGCATGGGACACCTCGGCTGGAGTTCCACCAGTCGGTGTTTGACGAGCTTCGGGACAAGCTGCTGGAGCGGGTGTCCGCCATTGCCTCAGAGGGGAAGGCTGAGGAAAGGTAGGTGGGCAGGTGACATGTGCAGGCCCCTTCCCAGCCTTGGAACGGACTCAGCAGCACTTAGCGTTCCCTTGGCTACACACCCCCGCTCGGAAAGGGGGCCTTTACTCGAGTGCCCCGCCCGTGGAAACCTATACCCTTATCTGTCATCTGTCTGGGGATAGACAGCTGCTTCAGACTGGGTCCTGTGCTGCTCTTTTAGTCACACGAGCCTTTCCAGGTACAAGAAACTGGAAGATCTTCTAGAAAAGAGCTTTTCTCTGGTGAAGATGCCGTCCCTGCAGCCAGTGGTGATGTGTGTCATGAAACATTTGCCCAAGGTAAAAACCGTGGGCCCACATGCTCAGGGCACTCTCTGCACGAGCCCTTACTTGGGGACACCGCGCATGTGCTTCGTCAAGCTGGCACCTTAGCTCTGGGGGGATCTCGTGAGCTGCCTGCCCAAACCCCGAGCAGCCCTGGGGCATGTTCTCTGTGCTGGCTTTTCCCTGACAAGCCACACGGAGACTGATGCCTGGTGTGTGAATTGGGTTGTGGGGCCCATGGCGACTCGGCAAGAACTGTCTGTGTTCAGCTTGGCTGCTTACATCTGCTGGGGCCTGGGGTCCAGTCACAGGCACCCCTGTTGGTGGGTCTGGGTTGAGGTGGTTTCTGCTGGGGGAGCTGAGGCCTCCTGACCCGTCTTGAGGGAGGTCCCTGGGGCACAGGTGTGGCTCACGGGTGGCCGATATGGTCCTGTAGGTTCCGGAGAAGAAGCTGAAGCTGGTGATGGCCGACAAGGAGCTGTACCGGGCCTGTGCTGTGGAGGTGAAGCGGCAGATCTGGCAGGACAACCAGGCACTGTTTGGCGACGAAGTTTCTCCGCTGCTGAAGCAGTACATCCTGGAGAAGGAGAGTGCGCTTTTCAGCACCGAGCTCTCCGTCCTGCACAACTTCTTCAGCCCTTCCCCGAAGACGAGGCGCCAGGGCGAGGTGGGGCACGgggccccctgcccaccctcttTCCCACTCCCGTGCACATTTCAGTCGTTCTGCTCCTGGGAGGGGTGGGCTCGTACGTGTGGTTGGGGGTCTTTGTGATGTGGCGCCTAACGTGGACCTCTCTGGTTTTATGTCCTTGGTGCTCTGTGAGTCGGCAGGCCTTTCGGGTTAAGTTCATTGTGTCGTCCTTTGGCTCtggggaattttcttttttttaaaagattttatttttaataatttttatttgtttttgttgttgttgttgttgttgttttttgagagggagagagagcatgagtgggggagggacggagagagagggagacacagaatgtgaagccgaagcaggttctaggctctgagctgtcagcatagagcccgatacGGCActcaaacccgcaaaccgtgTGATAATGACcggagtcaaagttggacacttaaccgactgacccacccaggcacccctaaaggttttatttttcagttgtccctgcacctaatgtggggctcgaacacacaactCTAAGATCGAGAGTCCCGTGCTcttccacctgagccagccaggcgcccgtCTTTTCTTTCTACGTCGGATTCGTTCCTCACTCTGACAAGCGAATGTTTCTTGAGTTCTGATTTCCTGCCATAAGTGCCTGCACCCTTCGGTGACTCTGGGGGTCAGGCTGTTTGCTGGGGGCACTTGCAGTTTGTAAGGGAGCAGATGCTCCACGGTAACTGTCACATGTTGGGCACCCAGAGGAGTGGAGGGTCGAGGCATGAGGTCACAGAGCAAGGCAAGGCAGAGCCGGGCAGCTTGGGTTCtgggggtgaggaagaggagCCAGGCTGGGCTGTGAGCACAGGCTCTGAAGGGGAGCAGGCTGGCTGTGTGGGAAGATAAGGCTGATGTGGCTGGAACCGAGAGCAAgcaggtgagtgtgtgtgtggcgggggcgGTGTGGCGGGGGGCGGTGGCTGGAGGCCACCATGGACACTTTGGCTTTTCCCAGTGAGTTGGGGGGCCACTGCAATTGCCTGATGTGCTCCAGCATGATGGCTTAACGGCGGAGGCCACCAGGCCCGGGTCGAGTGGTGCGGGGGCGTCTTGCTGGTTCTTTGTTCAGCTTTCTCGCCTGGGGTTGTGTGTTTGGTTGAAGTGGGATCTGACCTAACGCTTTCTCCCCAAATCCGGCCAGTGGTTGTGGTGATACTTCCTGCCTGTGGTCTGTTGCTGCTCTTGTCGGCCTGGGTCCTTCCCACCTGTGCGGCCTTCACCACTGCGGGGGCGGGGGTTGTAGCAGGTGTGTGTGGCGCCCACGGTCCTCAGGGTGTGGGTCGGCCACTAGGGCCACGGCTCCATGCCCAGCGGCCTGCGCCTTGCCTCCCGTTCGCGGCGGGGTGGGCCTGGGCTGTGGTCAGGGCAGGCACGTGTCCGCCCTGGTCCACACCGGAGCTGCCCGCGTGCTGAGATGTGGGTTGTGCTCCGGGTCCGCTC includes these proteins:
- the STPG3 gene encoding protein STPG3 isoform X1 — encoded protein: MNFDQKAVKFLANFYINGGKHWTHGPLRQKTLVPYQPKACVLLLGPPPGAAWEEMWTPGGQEFPPGLRMQMSPPQERPPICTQNLKELLLERRPPIVTDLQIPGPTKYQVPDASIRECSPHPHFSIGRKHSTREGGGRRAWQTAWFQSESPFTQKADFNQEQKWPSPADYQPLSRPACPAFSFGGRRPASKTVEARSRPGLLWAGGAGYRAQPRLQAPPQAPGGEKRPGPNTYDISPGCRLQSHRPPAFSMSRSPAFASWVSSSHTPGPAAYHVEDCYNSRFPSAPGVVIQGVRRPKRHDTGPFCTL
- the STPG3 gene encoding protein STPG3 isoform X2 — translated: MWTPGGQEFPPGLRMQMSPPQERPPICTQNLKELLLERRPPIVTDLQIPGPTKYQVPDASIRECSPHPHFSIGRKHSTREGGGRRAWQTAWFQSESPFTQKADFNQEQKWPSPADYQPLSRPACPAFSFGGRRPASKTVEARSRPGLLWAGGAGYRAQPRLQAPPQAPGGEKRPGPNTYDISPGCRLQSHRPPAFSMSRSPAFASWVSSSHTPGPAAYHVEDCYNSRFPSAPGVVIQGVRRPKRHDTGPFCTL